The Camelus dromedarius isolate mCamDro1 chromosome 8, mCamDro1.pat, whole genome shotgun sequence genome includes a window with the following:
- the TBATA gene encoding protein TBATA, with product MATEVTTQLGEHPLMSPRPELKPEKKSGHRPRSHRDGGPQRQLMIPGIVDLELIREALRTPKPQTPGAYRFGRLSHHSFFSRHHPHPQHVTHIQDLTGKPVCVVRDGFSLAASPQATLLSRYLIRMPTISVPIGDPQSNRDPRLPSEAWRKELKDLASRVAVFTKENELKNKKKEEPQREQGAKYSAETGRLIPASTRAMARRHSCQGLRNHPSSRDGGVQTFILQDQELLILELLSQILQTDSLNAIQFWLLYAPPKEKDMALGLLQTAVAQLLPQPLLSISAEKLLNQLQEVQELSQERQQLPYSQSPKKTKTPPLSNSEKPENIGKVQVLRMHSSQNPEKASKPKAEG from the exons ATGGCTACGGAAGTGACGACCCAACTGGGGGAACATCCACTGATGAG TCCAAGGCCTGAGCTGAAACCTGAGAAGAAGTCAGGACACAGGCCAAGAAGCCACAGGGACGGCGGGCCACAGAGACAACTGATGATCCCAGGGATCGTGGATCTTGAGCTGATCCGAGAGGCACTGAGGACCCCCAAGCCCCAAACCCCAGGTGCCTACCGCTTCGGCCGTCTCAGCCACCATTCCTTCTTCTCCCGGCACCATCCGCACCCCCAGCACGTGACCCACATCCAAG ATCTCACTGGGAAGCCTGTGTGTGTCGTCAGGGACGGATTCTCTCTGGCTGCCTCTCCTCAAGCCACACTCTTATCTCGCTATCTGATCAGGATGCCCACCATCTCTGTCCCCATTGGAGACCCACAGTCCAATCGAGACCCTCGGCTTCCTTCTG AGGCCTGGAGGAAGGAGTTGAAAGACCTGGCTTCCCGGGTGGCCGTCTTCACCAAGGAGAATGAGCTGAAGAACAAGAAG AAGGAGGAGCCTCAGCGGGAGCAGGGAGCAAAGTACTCAGCAGAGACTGGTAGGCTCATCCCTGCTTCCACCCGGGCGATGGCCCGCCGCCATTCCTGCCAGGGCCTACGAAACCACCCTTCGAGCAGAGATGGAGGAGTCCAGACCTTCATCCTGCAGGATCAGGAGTTGCTG ATCCTAGAGCTCCTTTCTCAAATCCTGCAAACAGACTCCTTGAATGCTATCCAGTTCTGGCTACTCTACGCTCCCCCCAAGG AGAAAGACATGGCACTAGGGCTCCTGCAGACAGCAGTGGCacagctccttccccagcccctacTCTCCATCTCAGCAGAAAAACTCCTGAACCAGCTCCAGGAAGTTCAAGAACTATCACAAGAGAGGCAACAGCTACCCTACAG CCAATCCCCGAAGAAGACGAAGACACCACCTCTATCAAACAGCGAAAAACCAG AGAACATCGGGAAAGTACAAGTTCTCCGCATGCACTCAAGCCAGAACCCAGAGAAGGCATCAAAGCCAAAGGCAGAGGGCTAA